In Emys orbicularis isolate rEmyOrb1 chromosome 12, rEmyOrb1.hap1, whole genome shotgun sequence, one genomic interval encodes:
- the MMP9 gene encoding matrix metalloproteinase-9, translating into MGLTLLAPLMGLLALSCWAAPLHSKPQAVITFPGELVSNRTDLQLAESYLLRFGYTESEGQSRSRQLSMAKALRRMQKQLGLEETGELDASTLEAMRAPRCGVPDVGRFLTFEGDLKWDHNDLTYRVINYSPDLDASVIDDAFARAFKVWSDVTPLTFTRLQSGEADIMIQFGTEEHGDGYPFDGKDGLLAHAFPPGKGVQGDAHFDDDEFWTLGTGIVVKTSYGNANGAACHFPFTFEGQSYSTCTSEGRSDGLPWCATTPNYDTDKVYGFCPSELLYTYDGNSDGAKCVFPFIFEGKSYDACTTDGRSDGYRWCATTASFDQDKKYGFCPNRDTAVIGGNSQGDPCVFPFTFLGQTYSACTSEGRQDGKLWCATTSNYDTDHKWGFCPDQGYSLFLVAAHEFGHSLGLDHSSVREALMYPMYSYIKDFYLHPDDVSGIQFLYGQGSGPAPTTQAPDIPDQATTQAADTTTTAEPDTATDDDYPLPTEPSPVDPSSDACKVNSFDAITEINGELHFFKGGNYWKSSVSRKGAIQGPFRISATWPALPALIDAAFQDLLTKKLFFFSGRRFWVYTGSSVLGPRGIEKLGIGKEAERISGALQRGRGKVLLFSGEKYWRLDVKVQKVDKGYPRLTDDTFAGVPLNAHDVFLYQGKYHFCQDRFYWRMTPRYQVEQVGYVKYDILNCPEQ; encoded by the exons ATGGGGCTCACTCTCCTGGCCCCGCTAATGGGgctcctggccctgagctgctgggctgcaCCACTCCACTCCAAGCCCCAGGCTGTGATCACTTTCCCGGGGGAGCTGGTCAGTAATCGGACGGATCTGCAGCTTGCAGAA AGCTACCTGCTGCGCTTTGGCTATACGGAGTCCGAGGGGCAGAGCCGCAGCAGGCAGCTGTCCATGGCCAAGGCGCTCAGGAGGATGCAGAAGCAGCTGGGCCTGGAGGAGACGGGGGAGCTGGACGCCAGCACGTTGGAGGCCATGCGAGCCCCTCGCTGCGGCGTCCCCGACGTGGGCAGATTCCTCACCTTCGAAGGAGACCTCAAGTGGGATCACAATGACCTCACTTACCG gGTAATAAACTACTCCCCAGACCTGGACGCCTCTGTGATAGACGATGCCTTTGCACGAGCCTTCAAGGTGTGGAGTGACGTGACCCCGCTCACCTTCACCCGGCTGCAGAGCGGCGAGGCCGACATCATGATCCAGTTTGGCACCGAGG AGCACGGTGACGGGTATCCGTTTGACGGGAAGGACGGACTTCTGGCCCACGCTTTCCCCCCTGGCAAAGGGGTTCAGGGAGATGCCCACTTCGATGACGACGAGTTCTGGACGCTGGGAACAGGGATAG TGGTGAAAACCAGCTACGGGAATGCCAACGGGGCCGCCTGCCACTTCCCCTTCACCTTCGAGGGACAGTCCTACTCCACCTGCACCTCAGAGGGGCGCTCCGATGGGCTGCCCTGGTGCGCCACCACCCCCAACTATGACACGGACAAGGTCTACGGCTTCTGCCCCAGCGAGC TTCTCTACACCTATGACGGCAACAGCGATGGTGCCAAGTGCGTCTTCCCCTTCATCTTCGAGGGGAAGTCCTACGATGCCTGCACCACAGACGGGCGCTCTGACGGCTACCGCTGGTGCGCCACCACCGCCAGCTTCGACCAGGACAAGAAATACGGGTTCTGCCCCAACAGAG ACACAGCTGTGATTGGCGGGAACTCCCAGGGCGACCCGTGTGTGTTCCCGTTCACCTTCCTGGGCCAGACGTACAGCGCATGCACCAGCGAGGGGCGGCAGGACGGGAAGCTCTGGTGTGCCACCACCAGCAACTATGACACCGACCACAAGTGGGGCTTCTGTCCCGACCAAG GTTACAGCCTGTTCCTGGTTGCTGCCCATGAGTTCGGCCATTCTCTGGGCCTGGACCACTCGAGTGTCCGCGAGGCCTTGATGTACCCCATGTACAGCTACATCAAGGACTTCTACCTGCACCCAGACGATGTCAGCGGCATCCAATTCCTCTATG GCCAGGGCTCTGGTCCTGCACCAACGACCCAGGCGCCAGACATCCCTGACCAGGCAACCACGCAAGCCGCGGACACCACAACCACAGCAGAGCCTGACACAGCCACGGATGACGACTATCCCTTGCCAACTGAGCCCAGCCCTGTGGACCCCAGCAGTGATGCCTGCAAAGTGAATTCCTTCGACGCCATCACCGAGATCAACGGGGAGCTGCATTTCTTCAAGGGCGG GAATTACTGGAAAAGCTCCGTATCCCGGAAGGGGGCGATTCAGGGCCCATTCCGGATCTCGGCTACATGGCCGGCGCTCCCGGCTCTCATCGACGCTGCCTTCCAGGACCTGCTCACCAAGAAGCTCTTCTTCTTCTCGG GTCGGCGTTTCTGGGTGTACACGGGCAGCAGCGTGTTGGGCCCCCGCGGGATCGAGAAGCTGGGCATCGGTAAGGAGGCAGAGCGGATCTCAGGAGCCCTGCAGAGGGGGCGCGGCAAAGTGCTGCTCTTCAGTGGGGAGAAGTACTGGAG gctggACGTGAAAGTCCAGAAGGTGGACAAGGGCTACCCACGTCTCACTGATGACACCTTTGCTGGCGTGCCCCTCAATGCCCACGATGTCTTCCTCTACCAAG GAAAGTACCACTTCTGCCAGGACCGTTTCTACTGGCGAATGACCCCGCGCTACCAGGTGGAGCAGGTGGGCTACGTGAAATATGACATCCTGAACTGCCCGGAGCAGTAG